Sequence from the Pedobacter sp. D749 genome:
TATTAACTTAATGAGATTGGGGCTGTTTTTTTGGATTTTATGCACATTAAATTAATTTGCTGATTTTACAGCAAAAATTCTTTTACAGATTTTTGTAAAACAACAACGCCTAATTACTTATTCAAAGCTTCGCGTACTTTTGGCGCAATTTTGCTTCCGAATAACTCTATCGATTTCATCATTGCAGCGTGAGATGGTCCGCCAACATCCATGTGGGCAGAGAAACGGGTTAAGCCAAAAGTTTCTTCCATAGCTAAAATTTTATCTACCGATTCGTTTACATCGCCAATAATTAAGGCTCCGCTATTGCTTCGGCCAGCGTCGAACTGGTTACGTTGATAAGGTGCCCAACCGCGTGATTTACCAATCCTGTTCATCTGAGCTGAATACAGCGGGTAATAGTAATCTGCAACTTCGTTACTGTTTTCGCCAAATAAGGAATGCATATGAACACCTACTTCGAACTTGTTCATATCATGACCATAGGCCTGGTACACTTTTTTGTAATAATCAAAAAGTGGTTTAAACTGTATAGGCTGACCTCCGATAATGGCAAACATTACCGGTAAGCCTAATCTACCAGCGCGTTCTACTGATTCTGGTGTTCCTCCAACGGCAACCCATATTTTTAAGTTATTATTTACGGCTCTTGGCAACACTTCCTGATTGTTCAGTTCTGCTCTGAATTTACCTTTCCAGCTAATTTTAGTTTCCTTATTTATTTTAAGGAGTAATTCTAACTTCTCTTCATAAAGTTCGTCGTAATCTTGCAGGTTATAACCAAACAAGGGAAACGATTCGATAAAGCTGCCACGACCAGCCATTAATTCGGCTCTACCGTTTGAAATTAAATCTATCGTTGCAAAGTTTTGATACAGTTTAACGGGATCAGATGAACTTAAAACCGAAACCGCACTGCTTAATTTAATGTTTTTAGTTACTGTGGCTGCAGCGGCCAGTATAATTTCAGGGCTTGATACGGCGTAATCAGGGCGATGGTGTTCGCCAATGCCATAAAAATCTAAACCAACTTCGTCCATTAGTTTTATTTCTGCTATAATTTCCTGAAGTCTTTGCTGGGCGGGTTGAATTTCTCCTTTTGCATTGATCTGCAGATCGCCAAACATTCCGATACCTAATTCCATATTGCTAAATAATTTTAACAAAGTTAATGGTTAAGGATGAAGTGGTTTTTGATGTATGGTAAGAAATTTATGAATCGGTGAGTTTACCAAGCGTTTTTAGAATTGTTTCCAATTCGCGGTTGGGGTAATCAAAATTTGTGGATTCGATTTTAAATTTTCTACCATTTTGTAAGACAATGCTAATGAAAGAATATCTTCTACGTCCAAATGACTCATCAATAGCTTTTATTGTTTTAATTTCATTCCACTTAAAATTCCCCAGTTTTAACAATGTGATTTCATTTTCATCGGCAATAATTGCGTATTCATCCTGCTTCGCGATTAGGTTTTTAAAGTAGAAAATAAAGAACACAGTTAATATAGACATTGAGATTATAGCTGATTGCACATAACTTAGATCAAACATAAATATTGGTGCGACAAAGAATAATGGGAACATTGAGAAGATATAAATCATAATGAATATGTTGCCATTGTCTTTAACTTTGATCGATTTAACCATATTCTGGAATTTATTATGGGTTAAAAGAAATTAGTCCATTATAAACCCCATCAATTACTTTACTCATTCTTGATATATCGAGGGTTTCCATGGTATCGGTTTTTTGGTGGTAATTTTTATTCCGGTAAAAGGAGGTATCGGTAATCATCATGGCATCGTAGTCAAATTTCCAGTAATTTAAATGATCAGAAAAATCGATACCTGGAAGTGAAGTTGGGCTGGCAAATGTTTTAGTTAAGATACTTTTGCTTGCTTTAAAGTTTTTAGAAAACTGATTTACAAATTCACCAGAACCGAATTTTTTAACCAGTGTAATGTAATTCCCCTTGTTTCCATACTTTACTGATAAAATACCTAGAGGGTAGGATTGCGATTTGGTTTCATCCTTAAAATAAGCAATCATTTCGAGTGAAATCATACCAAATACTTCAGCTTTTGATTCTTTTAATGATTTGGCGTGAATGTAACTGCCCATAAATTCGGTTCTGAAATAGGGTGGTTCTTCTAAAGTATAAGCTACAAGATCAATGCGGTAATTGAGTTTTTTACCTTTAAGCAACCTGGAAAGTTCTATTAAACCAACTATACCGCTGGCATTATCATCCGCACCTTCCTGATCTCCGCAAACATCGTAGTGTGCGCCAACGATAATCCGTTTTTTATTTTCTGTACCAAAAGAGCAGATGATATTTTTATAGATTTTTTGATCAACATCATATTCTTGTACGGAAACACTATCTGATGATTTTTCAAAAAT
This genomic interval carries:
- a CDS encoding Atu2307/SP_0267 family LLM class monooxygenase; this encodes MELGIGMFGDLQINAKGEIQPAQQRLQEIIAEIKLMDEVGLDFYGIGEHHRPDYAVSSPEIILAAAATVTKNIKLSSAVSVLSSSDPVKLYQNFATIDLISNGRAELMAGRGSFIESFPLFGYNLQDYDELYEEKLELLLKINKETKISWKGKFRAELNNQEVLPRAVNNNLKIWVAVGGTPESVERAGRLGLPVMFAIIGGQPIQFKPLFDYYKKVYQAYGHDMNKFEVGVHMHSLFGENSNEVADYYYPLYSAQMNRIGKSRGWAPYQRNQFDAGRSNSGALIIGDVNESVDKILAMEETFGLTRFSAHMDVGGPSHAAMMKSIELFGSKIAPKVREALNK
- a CDS encoding M28 family peptidase, whose amino-acid sequence is MLKILIRFLFIFIVYQGSASAQSDTSLIKTYLKTLTKTPQFRNHTNIDQLNLTADYIKTIFEKSSDSVSVQEYDVDQKIYKNIICSFGTENKKRIIVGAHYDVCGDQEGADDNASGIVGLIELSRLLKGKKLNYRIDLVAYTLEEPPYFRTEFMGSYIHAKSLKESKAEVFGMISLEMIAYFKDETKSQSYPLGILSVKYGNKGNYITLVKKFGSGEFVNQFSKNFKASKSILTKTFASPTSLPGIDFSDHLNYWKFDYDAMMITDTSFYRNKNYHQKTDTMETLDISRMSKVIDGVYNGLISFNP